ACGCATTCCGCTACGCTACAGGAAGGACATGGTCCTGGAACCCTTTGAGGTGAAACACTCCGTCCCCGCGATGGGCGGCACGCTCTACCTGCACAAGAGAAAGCTCAAGGACGAGTTCCTCGGGAAGGACGCAAGCGAAATCATCGCACTTCGGCAGGCAGGTGTCGAGATTACGCGCGAGGTATTCGAACCGCAGATGAGTTTCATGGGAGACTGCCTCGGCGAGAGCCTGCTCGAGAACCGCTCCGTTTTTGACTCGAAAGTCCTCGTTACCGAATGCACGTTTATCGCCCCCGAAGACGAGCCCATGAGCCGCAAGAAGGGGCACACGCATCTCGACCATATCGTACATGCGCTGAACGAACTTGGGGACGAAGTCAAGTGCGAACAGATTATCCTCACGCACTTCTCGATGAAGTATTCGGAAAAGTATATCCGCGAGACTATCGCGAAGGAAATACCGGAGAAATTTAGAGAGAAGGTCGTAGCGTTTATTTAATTGATGATTGATGATGTATAATGGATGATTAGTTGTTGGGTTGCGAGATGTTTATTGCGGGAGGAATAGGAAAAGTATGAGTGAAGATGTAATCAACAAGAACGTAGAAGAAGCTACTGAAGATGCCGGCGAAAAGCAGGTCGTAATTCCGGAATTCTACCGCGATTTGAACCGGGACAGCGAGCACAGGAGCCTCTGGCACTACGTGTTCCGCACGAACGGTGACCGCAAGCCCATCAAGACAACCGACGGCCTCCCCCACAAGCTGGATTTCAACTGGAAAGACATGTTCGAAAACGAGAACGGCCACATCGAGGTCGAAATCGGGAGCGGCAAGGGCAACTTTATTGCGGACTACGCCCAGAAGCACCCCGACTACTTTATCATGGGTAGCGAGTGGGACTACACGTGGGCCGTATTCGCGCATGATCGCATGGAAAAGCGCGGGGTGCTCGACAACGCGTCCATGCTGCGCGGCGATGTGTTCTACTTCTTGCGCGATGCAGTAAAGAGCAACACCGTAGACGCATTCCACATGTACTTCCCGGACCCGTGGCCCAAGGAGCGCCACCACAAGAACCGCCTGTTGCGCCCCGACTTCCTGACCGAGGTCGCCCGCGTGCTCAAGCCCGGCAAGCGCCTGTTCTACTGGGGTACAGACCACAAGGAATACAACGAGATTGCGCTTGAAACGTTCGACAACTTCCCCGGATGCAAGGTCGTCGTGCGCAATACCGCAGAACCGACCGAGGGCATCACCACCGGTTTTGAACGCAAGTACAGGAAAGAAGGCAGGCCCATCTACCGGAGCGTAATCGAGTTCGAAAAATAAGTTTTTTTTCGGATGTCAAAATTTGTCTGGTCGCGCGATTTGGAATTTTCTAATTTATCGTCACTATGTTAAAGACTCTTTCGATAAACGATTTTACCCTGATTGCCAAGGCAGAAGTCCCTTTCCGCGAAGGGTTCACGGCCATTACCGGCGAAACCGGCGCAGGCAAGTCCGTACTTCTCAAGGCGCTCCGCATGGTCTGTGGTGACAAGGCGCAGGCATCGATGGTACGTACCGGCGAGAGCAAGGCCGTCATCGAAGGCATTTTTGACATCAGCAACGAACCGAAAGTCAAGAAGATTGTCGAAAATCTCGGAATAGACTGTGACGACGAGCTCGTTATCCGGCGCGAGATTCTCGAGAACGGCAAGGGCCGCACGCGCGTCAACGGCAATATGGTAAATCTCGCCGACCTGCAGGAAATCGGAGAGCACCTCATCCAGATGCATGGCCAGAGCGAGCAACTCCTGCTCCGCGATACGCGCACGCACGCCCAGATGCTCGACGACTTCGCGAACGACTCGCAGGTGCTTTCGCAATACACTGCCGCCTGGAATGCCTGGAACCAGACACTCGCGCAAATCGAGGAAACCGAGAACAAGGCGAAGAACCTCGCCGCCCAGAAGGATTTCCTCAAGTTCCAGTACGACGAGCTCTCGAAGGCGGCCCTCCGCGAGGGCGAAGAGGAAGAACTCGAAGACAAGGTAAATATCGCGAGCAAGGGCGAAGCGGAACGCAACTACATCAACGATATCCAGGCGCTTCTCGGCGGCGATAGCGGCCTCCTGGACCAGGTACAGATTCTGCAATCCAAGATGCGCGCGCTGGCATCGAAAATCCCGCATTACGAGGAATACGTGAACTCGCTCGCAGAGGTCGCCGACCCGTTCGAAAGCGTCTGCAAGGACCTGCTCCGGCTTTCCCCCGCGCGTTCGCTTTCACCCGCCGAAATCGACCGTGCAAATTCGCGCATTGCTGCCATCCAGAAACTCAAGCGCAAGTACCGCACCGATGTCGCCGGCCTCATCGCGCTTACCGCACAGCGCAAGGAAGAACTCGAAAGCCTCGAGAACCTGGATGCAGACCTCGAGGAACTCGCCCGCAAGGCCCAAAAGCACCAGGCCGAAATGCAAGAAGCCGCAACAAGGCTGACAGAAATCCGCAAGGCGGCCGCACAGAAATTCGATGCCGACGTGGAGGGAAATCTCCACACGCTCGGTATGCCCAAGGCGACCTTCCATACGAGCATCGAAAAGCAGGACTTTGCCGCGAACGGGGCCGACAAGATTGAATTTATGTTGGCACCGAACCCGGGCGAAGGGGCTAAATCGCTCCAGAAGGCGGTATCGGGCGGTGAACTGAGCCGCGTTTTGCTCGCCATCAAGACCGTGATGGCAGAACTCGACGCCGTTCCTTTGCTAATTTTTGACGAGGTAGATTCCGGCATCAGCGGTGAAGTGGGCAACAACATCGGGATTGCGCTCAGAAACCTGGGCAAGCACCATCAGGTACTCACCATCACCCACCTGCACCAGGTCGCAAGCCGTGCCGACAACCAGCTGGCCGTAAGCAAGCAGGAAGTCGATGGGCGCACGTACACCTCCGTAACGAACCTCGATGCGGACGGACGTGTCAACGAACTCGTGCGGATGCTGGGCGGTGAATCTGCCACGGTACGCGAGCACGCGAAACAACTTTTGGAGAATTGCGAATGAGCGAAAACACAACAGACGTGCGGTTACGCAGCCGCATCTGGAGCCTACTACGGGCGCTCGTTTTTGTCTGCGTCATCATCTTCATCTGGCTCGGCATGGCGAAGACCGCCTGCGCCTTCGTGCTTATAGCCCTCATCATGGGATGGGTGAACCTCTACCAGTTGCGTAGCCAGGAAATCGAGAAGCCCTACTACAGGCTCTGGCTGAACGTTGTCGACGGTCTGTTGCAGTTCAGCGTCATGACAAGCATTTTCGTGCGCGACCTCTACTATTCCGAAAGCGCAGAAAAACTCCTCGGCATCGGTTGCGCCTTTATTCTCGGGCGACTCATCGCGCATTCCCTGTTTTCTCTCGGTGTGCTGCGCGAAGGCAAGAAACTGCCGCAAAAACGCCGTTGGTCCAAGCTTGCAAACCTTGCGACCACGGTCACGATGGGCGTCTACCTGTTGAACCTCGAGGACTATCAGCAAATTTGCATGGTGGCGACCATCCTGCTGATTGTAGCCTCCACAGTCGCCTACGCCTATTGGTACTATCGCGACCCGGCACACCGCAAGCCGCTCTCCATCGCAAGCCAGCTTACGATGAGCCGTATCGTGCTCACGCCGTTCTTCCTCTGGGTATTCTTCTACGACAACGACCTGAACTACAGCAACAACAGCATCGTATTCAAGGTGCTTGCGCTCGCGATGGTTCTAGGGTTCATGCTTACCGACTTTTTGGACGGGAAACTCGCCCGCGCCATGGGCGAAGTGAGCACGCTCGGCAAGTACCTCGACCCGTTCAGCGACAAGATTTCGAACATGACGATTTTCATGTGCTTCATCGCCACGAACTATGCGCCCGTGTGGATGGTGGCGCTCATCTACTTCCGTGAATCCAGCGTGGAGACTCTCCGCACGCTCGCCGCCAGCGAGGGGCTTATCATGCCTGCACGCAAGAGCGGCAAGTGGAAGACAGCCCTCCAGGGAATCGGCATCGTGGCAATCCTCCTCGGGGCGATTGAACCCGTGCGTGCGCTCGTCCCCGGCCTGGGTGACATCTGGCACATATTCCCGACAATCGTCATGGGCATCATTACCGCCATCACCATCATCAGCGGTATCGACTACTTCGTTTCGAGCAAGCACATCCTCAAGAAGTTCGTGTAGCGCACACTTCGTCATGCTCGCGTAGGCGAGCATCTTTTGGAAAATTGCGTTTTTTCGCTTATTTTCGCAGAAAAAGCGGTTCTACCCTTGACATAACCATAAAAATTTTCTATATATGGCAACAACCTCGACGCGGGGTGGAGCAGTTGGTAGCTCGTCGGGCTCATAACCCGAAGGTCGCAGCGTTCAAGTCCTGCCCCCGCTACTAAAAAATCCGGTTCAAAGCCGGATTTTTTCTTTTTTATATTTGTAGCCGATGTTTGTCGAACTCCTCAAGATGACCCGCCCCAAAAACATCGTGATTGCCATAATCACGCTCGTGGTCGGGTATATGCTGCTCGGGTTTCCCAATTCGCTTTTCTTGCCCGACGACTGCCATTCTGACTTTGATTGGATTGGCTGGTCTACCGTTATAGTGGAAGCGTTCGGGTTCGCATTCGCCATCGGGTTTGCGAACATCCAGAACGACATTTTGGACCTGGAAAGCGACAAGATGAACCGCCCCGAAAGGCCGCTCGTAACCGGGAAAGTTTCGGTAAAGGCCGCACGCATAACCTGGATTGCCCTATTCGTGCTGATGCTCCTCTGCGGACTCGGAGATTCTAACTCATCCTCTCCGTTTGAATACCTTCCGCTCGGCTTCTTCTTTTTACTCGGGGCTCTCCTGATAGCCTACAACAAGTGGCTCAAGCATATTCCCCTGTTAAAGAATATGACGGTAGCCTTCCTCTGCACGACTCCCCTGTTCTACGCCCTGATGGGTTATCTCATACTGTCCAATCTCATCCTACCTGGAAACAAATACGCACAAGAACACATCTGGGCCATAATCCCGGCAATCCCGTTCGCGTTTTTGCTCACGACTGCGCGTGAAATCTACAAGGACCTGGAAGACGAGACAGGCGACCTGAAGGCAGGCATCATGACGTTCCCGCTCATCGCGGGCTCGGCAACCGCCAGGAGGCTCGCCGGCGCCATCATCCTCTTCACCTGGATTTCGCTCCCGCTCCCAGTATTCTACATGGACAAGGTGTTCGGGCACAACTACCCGCCGCTGTTCCTGATTATCACAGGCATTGCGCTCACGCCGACATTCGCGGTAATCCTATTCAGCGCCCACCGCAAGAACTACCGCCGGGCACAGTCGCTCACGAAGGTGGCAATGTTCGCAGGCCTCATCGCGCTTATCGTCTGCACAATTTTTTAATTCCACAAGTAACGAATCGAGCCAAAGACTGCGCAAAAAAAATGCGCAAAACTTGCTATATTAAGGCCATGACCGAACAGAAAGACTTCGACTTTACCCGCTATTTTGAACTGAAGAAGCAACTGGAAGAAGCGAGCCGTCTCTACTACAAGGAAGGCGTTTCCCCCATGAGCGACCAGGATTTCGACTTCGGGCTCAAGGAGATGGAAGCGCTCGAGGCGAAGTACCCGGAACTGCGCGGTCAGGGTTCGCTCACGCAGCGGGTCGGCAGTGACCTGACGAATGACTTTGCGAAGGTCGCGCACGCCGTGCCCATGCTCAGCATCGCGAACGTGTACAGCGCCGAGGAAATGGCAGAGTTTGTAAGGGCCGCAGAAGACGGAATTGCCGATCTAGACGAAAGACGAAAGACGAAAGACGAAAGAGGCGAGAACAACCCAGAATCTCTATCGTCTATCGTCTACCAGCGAAGCGATCTTTCGTCTAAAAAATGGATTTGCGAGCGGAAAATCGACGGCGTTTCGCTTTCCATCGTGTACGAGAACGGACGCTTGAAGCAGGCGGCCACCCGCGGCGACGGCGCCCAGGGCGACGACGTGACCCTGAACGCACTCACGATTGCGGACATTCCCGAATACTTTGACGCGAAGAAACTGAAGATTGACCCGAGCGAAATCCCGCAGGGCACTTTCGAGGTGCGCGGCGAAGTCTACATGGAGCGCGAAGCCTTCGAGCGCCTGAACGAGCAGTTCATATTGGAAGGCAAGAAGATTTTCCAGAACCCGCGCAATACCGTCTCGGGTTCGCTCAAGCTCAAGAGCGTGGCCGAATGCAAGACTCGCCCGATGCGATTCTTCGCCTACCACATACCGCAAAGCAACAACAAGACACACGAAGAAAACCTGCTACAGCTCAAGCGCCTCGGGTTCCACACGAACGACTACTGGACAGCGGACACCACCGACGAAATCATGAAGATTTCGGAGCAGATTGGCGCGAGCCGCGACAGCCTCCCCTTCGAAATCGATGGCATGGTCGTGAAGCTGAACGACCTTGCCATGCAGCGCGCCCTCGGAACCACGAGCAAGAGCCCGCGCTGGGCCATCGCCTACAAGTTCAAGGCCGAGCGCGCCTACACGCCGCTCCTTTCCGTGGAATTCCAGGTGGGCCGCACCGGTGCGGTCACGCCCGTAGCGAACCTTGCACCCGTGCGCCTCGCGGGCACCACCGTCAAGCGCGCCACCCTCCACAACTTCGACGAAGTCTCGCGCCTGGACCTGCATTACGGAGACACCGTCGGCGTCGAGAAGGGCGGCGAAATCATCCCGAAAATTACCGACGTCAAGAAGGAACTCCGCCCCGCCGGAGCCTCCCCCGTCGTCGCCCCCGAAAAATGCCCGGTTTGTGGCGAGCCTTTGACGCACGTGGATGGCGAAGTCATTCTCCGGTGCGAAAACATGCACTGTGCGGCGCAGGTGCAATGCCTGTTCGAGCATTTCGTGAGCCGCGAGGCCATGAACATCGAGAACCTCGGCCCCGCCCTCATCGCAAGCCTGATTGCTACAGGCAAAATCAAGCGCATCCCGGACCTGTACCGTCTCACCATCGAGGATTTGGAATCGCAGGAGCGTATGGCCAAGAAGAGCGCGAAGAACGTCTACGACGCCATCGCCGCCTCGAAGGAACGTAGCCTCGAGAACCTTCTGCACGGGCTCGGCATCCGATTCGTGGGCCGCACAAGTGCCAGGAACCTCGCGAAGCACTTCCGCACGCTGGAAAAAATCCGCACAGCCACCGTCGAAGACCTGCAGAACGTGACCGACGTGGGCGAACGCATCGGGAAATCCGTCTACGACTTCTTCCACACGCCGCTCTACACGAACGAAATCGACGAACTCGTGGCCCTCGGGTGCCCCACCGAATTCAAGGGCGTCGTGAAGACGCTATTCCAGGGGCAGACCGCAGTCATTACCGGAACGCTCCCGAGCATGGACCGCGATGAGGCCCGCAAGCTCATCGAAGAGAACGGCGGGAAGGTATCGAGTTCCGTGAGTAAGAAGACGAGCTGGGTCCTCGCCGGCGAGGCGGCCGGAAGCAAACTCACGAAAGCGAACGAGCTCGGCATTCCCGTGCACGACGAAGCATGGCTTTTAGCGCAGATTGCCGCAGCAGATTCCGACGCAGGTAACGAGAAGCCCGCGGCATTACCTGCCAGCGACAACAGCGGCATTTCGGGCAACAAAGCCGGCGATGCAAACGGACAACTTAGTTTGTTCTAAGGTGCCGGGCGCAATAGTTGGGCCCGCAGCGCTATAGGGAGAAAAATAGGACTAAACGCCCAAAAACTGTGCATTTAGTCCTATATTTTTCATACAAAGTAACAGATTTTCAGCAAAGGTTGTTCATACGCCGCTCAAAAGCCACACATTTTCCCTCGTTTCCGCTCATTTTTTTCAAAAAAGGGGCAATTGCCCCCAAAAACAATACACATAAATTAACAAAAATAGGACTAAACGCTACAAAAATTAGCATTTAGTCCTATTTTATTGCAAAAAAGCACTATTTCTGCTGCAAGGCACCCGCAGCAGCATTCCCCTGCGCAGCAGCATTCCCCTGCGCAGCAGCATCCCCAGCAGCCGCGGCACTATCCCCCGCCGGAGCAGAATTCCCAGCCGGAGCAGCCTTCGTGCTATCCGCCACAGCAGGCGCATTCTTCACGCAGCGCAGCGAGAACGCAGTATTCTCGAAGTCTTCCGCGCGCATCACATCGTCCTTGCTGTTGATGAGGTTCCAGTAGGCAGCACCCGTATCGCCGCCGCCACTTGCCTCCCAGAAGTACGCACTCGTGCCGAGTTCCATAAACTCGCCATCGTTGTAACGTGCACCCGCAGGTATGGCATTGAAGCCCGAAGCCTCGCTAATCGGCGCACCGCCTCGCACCCAACCCTCGCGCATCTTGAGCGCGGCCGCAATGCTCCCCTTCTTCATCTTGGCGACACCGAGCATCATGTCACTCCATTCCTTCTGCGAGGGCACGTGCCAACCCGCAGGGCAAATGCCCTGGTGCTCGACGGTAATCGCGCCTTCCACCGGATTCGTGATGAAGTCTGCAGGCAGGCGCATCGCCACATGCCACGGGTAAAGCCTCCCGTAACTCCTGCAACGGATATCCTTGTCCTCGTAGCAGAAGCTCCCGGGGGCAGCAAACCGCAGGTTCTCCGCCATCCAGCGTGTACCGCCGATTTCTACGGTCTTGTAGCGGTTCTCGTCGCGGGAATCATACAGTGCAGTGCTATCGTAAATCTCGTCCACGCCAGGCGGGTCCATCAGGCAACGCACCGGGAACGCCCCCGCCTTGCCCGCACTGTCTCGCACCAGGTCGTCGCTATCATACCGCAGCGACCAGAACAGCGCCGTAACGGAATCCGTCTCGGCGGTGCTCCAGAAACCCGTCACGGAATCAAGCCCGCTAAACGGCAAATTCGCCGGCAATATGCCCGAAGGAAGCGCGTTGAACCCGAAACCGTTCTCGCCAGGCAGGGAGTTGTCCGACTCCGGCCAGATGTCGCGGGCCTTCAGGTTCGCACCCACGCCTACCGCCTCGTCGATATCCTTGAGGTAGGCGTTAAGCCTGTCGAAATCATATATGCTCGGGATATGCCAGCCGTAAGGGCACAAACCGCGGTGAGTCCGCTTCACCGAATCGCGGGCAATCTTCTCGCCATATTCCTGAGGGAGCTTCATTGCTGCAGACCACGTGTAGAGGCGCCCGAACTTCTTGCAGTTTTCTTCCTTTCCCCCATAACAGAAGCTTCCCGGCACATCTACGTCCAGGTTCTTCGCCATCCATACCTGGTCGCCCACGTGAATGGTGAGGATTTCCTTGTTCTGCACCGTCACCACCTCGACCTTCACGAAGTTGGGCGGCGGAGGCGGTTCGACCGGCTTGTAGTACTTCTCCTCGACGCAACGCACCGACACGGCGTTATCCTTCGCGTCGTAGACCTTCTCGAACGTTCTCGAATCGTATGTAATGCGCCAGAAGTACGCGCCGTACGCATCGTACTCGTTCGACGCCCAAAACTGCGTGGAGGCGCCCTTGTCCATAAATTCACCCACGTAGTGGAACTCACCCGCAGGCAAGGCGTTGAACCCGAACTCGTCGGAACCAGCAGGCAAGCGAAGTTCGCGATCCCAGCCCTCCTTCGATTTGAGGCTTATCCCCGCACCGTCGCTTATCCCCATCTTGGTTACGTAATAGTTGAGCTTCTTCCAGTCCTTGTTCGTCGGCACGCGCCAGCCTTTGGGACACACGTCGTGCACCTTCTTTACGGCATCCTTCGCGACGGTATGGTTGAAATAGTCCACAAGCCTCATGGAGGCCGCCCACGTATAAAGCCTTCCGTACTCGTTGCAGTACGAATCGTTCTTGTTGTAGCAGAACGTACCCTTCAACTTGAACCGCAGGTTTTCGGCCATCCAGCGCTGGTCGCCAATCTGTACCGTCTTATAGACCTGCTTGTCGCGCGGGTCCACCAGGTTCGGCATCGGGACAATCATGCCCGCGAACGCCGTAGAGACTGCCATCATCAGAAAAAGAGTCAAGTAACGCATCATACAAATAAAATAAATCCATTTTTCCTAAAACGTACAAACCCTACCCCAAAAAAGCACCCAAAAGCGCATAAAAAGCGTCCTAACAAAAGCAGCATACCTTTCATAACCCCGCAGCCATACTTGTATTGTCATGGTTGATAAAACCCGTTTTATCACAAAAAAAAGAAACCCACCTTCCGGTGAGTTTCTTTTCGTACCCCCAAGCGGACTCGAACCGCTGTTGCGGGAATGAGAATCCCGAGTCCTGGGCCACTAGACGATGGGGGCATCAGTTAAGCGGCACAAATATAACAAAAGAAGGTGAAACCGTCAACGGGAAAATCCCGTCAACGAAATTCAGCTATTCCTTGTAGAACAGGTCGAGGTTGCTTTCGACCGGAGTGCCCTTTTCCATATTGCTGACAAATTCATTGAACAGCGTCATGGAGGTAAAGCGGGAGGCATTTTCGACTTCCTGCTTCACGGCGCTCGTCACGGCAGAATCTTCGGGAGCGGTCTTGCCGTTCACACGGACCATCACGGCACCGAGCTCAGTTTCGATGACCGGGCCCCATTCACCCTGCTTCTGGCCGTTCAGCACCTTGTAGAGGGCAGCATTGCCGTAGCCGAAGCCCGGGATGTAGCCTTCTGCAGAAGCCTTGTAGTTCTGGACATTCACCTTCTCGATGGCACTTGCTGCAGCGGCGGCGGAATCAGCCGGGTCGGCTGCCTTCCATTCCTTCACCTTCGCGGCGACAGAGTTCAGGTAAGCGCCGGCAGCGTTCTCGGACTTGCGGGCCTTGAGGCTATTCTTGATGGCATCGAAGTGCAGGTCGATGCTGCGTTCACCGGCCTTGAGTTCCTTGTCCTTCTTGAAGATGGCGACAAACTTGTTGTTGCGGAGCACCTGCGACACGATACCTTCCTCTTCGGGGAGGTGTTCATTGGGCCATGCAAACGTAGTAACGCCCTTCAAGTAACCTAGGTCGTCCACGTTCTCGTTCCTGCCCACCCAGCCGGAGTGCTTGACTTCGAGACCGCGTTCCTTGACGGCGGCGGCAAAGTCCTTGGTACCGGCGTTCA
The Fibrobacter sp. UWR3 genome window above contains:
- a CDS encoding MBL fold metallo-hydrolase, whose amino-acid sequence is MTTESKYIHNALKQVHHKAPCSSVYGFSISGLATYMQFPEMNFCIDMGECPLSATPIDHVFLTHAHGDHARCLMRHHSLRKMMGVERDSVYYIPESIFEGAKDWIRAEAMFEGVSEAKFRYPEIVAVRAGERIPLRYRKDMVLEPFEVKHSVPAMGGTLYLHKRKLKDEFLGKDASEIIALRQAGVEITREVFEPQMSFMGDCLGESLLENRSVFDSKVLVTECTFIAPEDEPMSRKKGHTHLDHIVHALNELGDEVKCEQIILTHFSMKYSEKYIRETIAKEIPEKFREKVVAFI
- a CDS encoding tRNA (guanosine(46)-N(7))-methyltransferase TrmB; this encodes MSEDVINKNVEEATEDAGEKQVVIPEFYRDLNRDSEHRSLWHYVFRTNGDRKPIKTTDGLPHKLDFNWKDMFENENGHIEVEIGSGKGNFIADYAQKHPDYFIMGSEWDYTWAVFAHDRMEKRGVLDNASMLRGDVFYFLRDAVKSNTVDAFHMYFPDPWPKERHHKNRLLRPDFLTEVARVLKPGKRLFYWGTDHKEYNEIALETFDNFPGCKVVVRNTAEPTEGITTGFERKYRKEGRPIYRSVIEFEK
- the recN gene encoding DNA repair protein RecN, which produces MLKTLSINDFTLIAKAEVPFREGFTAITGETGAGKSVLLKALRMVCGDKAQASMVRTGESKAVIEGIFDISNEPKVKKIVENLGIDCDDELVIRREILENGKGRTRVNGNMVNLADLQEIGEHLIQMHGQSEQLLLRDTRTHAQMLDDFANDSQVLSQYTAAWNAWNQTLAQIEETENKAKNLAAQKDFLKFQYDELSKAALREGEEEELEDKVNIASKGEAERNYINDIQALLGGDSGLLDQVQILQSKMRALASKIPHYEEYVNSLAEVADPFESVCKDLLRLSPARSLSPAEIDRANSRIAAIQKLKRKYRTDVAGLIALTAQRKEELESLENLDADLEELARKAQKHQAEMQEAATRLTEIRKAAAQKFDADVEGNLHTLGMPKATFHTSIEKQDFAANGADKIEFMLAPNPGEGAKSLQKAVSGGELSRVLLAIKTVMAELDAVPLLIFDEVDSGISGEVGNNIGIALRNLGKHHQVLTITHLHQVASRADNQLAVSKQEVDGRTYTSVTNLDADGRVNELVRMLGGESATVREHAKQLLENCE
- a CDS encoding CDP-alcohol phosphatidyltransferase family protein; translated protein: MSENTTDVRLRSRIWSLLRALVFVCVIIFIWLGMAKTACAFVLIALIMGWVNLYQLRSQEIEKPYYRLWLNVVDGLLQFSVMTSIFVRDLYYSESAEKLLGIGCAFILGRLIAHSLFSLGVLREGKKLPQKRRWSKLANLATTVTMGVYLLNLEDYQQICMVATILLIVASTVAYAYWYYRDPAHRKPLSIASQLTMSRIVLTPFFLWVFFYDNDLNYSNNSIVFKVLALAMVLGFMLTDFLDGKLARAMGEVSTLGKYLDPFSDKISNMTIFMCFIATNYAPVWMVALIYFRESSVETLRTLAASEGLIMPARKSGKWKTALQGIGIVAILLGAIEPVRALVPGLGDIWHIFPTIVMGIITAITIISGIDYFVSSKHILKKFV
- a CDS encoding geranylgeranylglycerol-phosphate geranylgeranyltransferase, whose translation is MFVELLKMTRPKNIVIAIITLVVGYMLLGFPNSLFLPDDCHSDFDWIGWSTVIVEAFGFAFAIGFANIQNDILDLESDKMNRPERPLVTGKVSVKAARITWIALFVLMLLCGLGDSNSSSPFEYLPLGFFFLLGALLIAYNKWLKHIPLLKNMTVAFLCTTPLFYALMGYLILSNLILPGNKYAQEHIWAIIPAIPFAFLLTTAREIYKDLEDETGDLKAGIMTFPLIAGSATARRLAGAIILFTWISLPLPVFYMDKVFGHNYPPLFLIITGIALTPTFAVILFSAHRKNYRRAQSLTKVAMFAGLIALIVCTIF
- the ligA gene encoding NAD-dependent DNA ligase LigA, whose translation is MTEQKDFDFTRYFELKKQLEEASRLYYKEGVSPMSDQDFDFGLKEMEALEAKYPELRGQGSLTQRVGSDLTNDFAKVAHAVPMLSIANVYSAEEMAEFVRAAEDGIADLDERRKTKDERGENNPESLSSIVYQRSDLSSKKWICERKIDGVSLSIVYENGRLKQAATRGDGAQGDDVTLNALTIADIPEYFDAKKLKIDPSEIPQGTFEVRGEVYMEREAFERLNEQFILEGKKIFQNPRNTVSGSLKLKSVAECKTRPMRFFAYHIPQSNNKTHEENLLQLKRLGFHTNDYWTADTTDEIMKISEQIGASRDSLPFEIDGMVVKLNDLAMQRALGTTSKSPRWAIAYKFKAERAYTPLLSVEFQVGRTGAVTPVANLAPVRLAGTTVKRATLHNFDEVSRLDLHYGDTVGVEKGGEIIPKITDVKKELRPAGASPVVAPEKCPVCGEPLTHVDGEVILRCENMHCAAQVQCLFEHFVSREAMNIENLGPALIASLIATGKIKRIPDLYRLTIEDLESQERMAKKSAKNVYDAIAASKERSLENLLHGLGIRFVGRTSARNLAKHFRTLEKIRTATVEDLQNVTDVGERIGKSVYDFFHTPLYTNEIDELVALGCPTEFKGVVKTLFQGQTAVITGTLPSMDRDEARKLIEENGGKVSSSVSKKTSWVLAGEAAGSKLTKANELGIPVHDEAWLLAQIAAADSDAGNEKPAALPASDNSGISGNKAGDANGQLSLF
- a CDS encoding FISUMP domain-containing protein; this translates as MMRYLTLFLMMAVSTAFAGMIVPMPNLVDPRDKQVYKTVQIGDQRWMAENLRFKLKGTFCYNKNDSYCNEYGRLYTWAASMRLVDYFNHTVAKDAVKKVHDVCPKGWRVPTNKDWKKLNYYVTKMGISDGAGISLKSKEGWDRELRLPAGSDEFGFNALPAGEFHYVGEFMDKGASTQFWASNEYDAYGAYFWRITYDSRTFEKVYDAKDNAVSVRCVEEKYYKPVEPPPPPNFVKVEVVTVQNKEILTIHVGDQVWMAKNLDVDVPGSFCYGGKEENCKKFGRLYTWSAAMKLPQEYGEKIARDSVKRTHRGLCPYGWHIPSIYDFDRLNAYLKDIDEAVGVGANLKARDIWPESDNSLPGENGFGFNALPSGILPANLPFSGLDSVTGFWSTAETDSVTALFWSLRYDSDDLVRDSAGKAGAFPVRCLMDPPGVDEIYDSTALYDSRDENRYKTVEIGGTRWMAENLRFAAPGSFCYEDKDIRCRSYGRLYPWHVAMRLPADFITNPVEGAITVEHQGICPAGWHVPSQKEWSDMMLGVAKMKKGSIAAALKMREGWVRGGAPISEASGFNAIPAGARYNDGEFMELGTSAYFWEASGGGDTGAAYWNLINSKDDVMRAEDFENTAFSLRCVKNAPAVADSTKAAPAGNSAPAGDSAAAAGDAAAQGNAAAQGNAAAGALQQK